The DNA sequence GAAAGCGGATACATCTGCACGCCCATATAGAACGTATAATATTTTGTAAATACGAAATCCCATGCATTTCTTGACGGTTCAAGATCAGGAACTTTTGCTCCGGTATCAAATGAAAAATAGTTAAAATATGAATCATCCGTTCCGTTAGCGATGGTTCTTGTTTCTGTAGCGCCCCAAGCAGTACCATTCCATTTTGAATATTTAAAAGTATATCCTGCAAACGCATCTTCTATCGCAAATTTGATGTATGTTCCTGAAGGATATTTTAAAACAAAAATAGCTTTCCCCTGGATATGGTGATTCATAGGATTGTAAACTCCCCATCCTGTTGAAGGGATATTGGGGTTTGAAGATGTCACAGGTCCCTGTTCAAAAGCTCCCTGGCTCCAGTCAGTGGTCTGATCCGGGTTATAAAGAGGATCTCCCCATGAAGCCTCATTGCTGATGCTGATATTATCCCAGTCTGCTAAATTAGTTGAAGCAGTGAACACTTCAATATCCTTTGCATCATTTATTCTTGATCCAAATGCATAGTTTGAATTTCTATAAAAAGCAACATCCCAGGTATTGGCAGGCTGAGAAACCATATTACCATCTGCAAGATTTACAAATACTCTGTTTTGATATCCGCTCCCCATTGTCATATTTACCTGTGAGTATCCCAATGCATCAGTTTGTGCCAAAACAGTCTGCTGAAC is a window from the Chryseobacterium indologenes genome containing:
- a CDS encoding T9SS type A sorting domain-containing protein; amino-acid sequence: MKTKLLLASVLAMSVQQTVLAQTDALGYSQVNMTMGSGYQNRVFVNLADGNMVSQPANTWDVAFYRNSNYAFGSRINDAKDIEVFTASTNLADWDNISISNEASWGDPLYNPDQTTDWSQGAFEQGPVTSSNPNIPSTGWGVYNPMNHHIQGKAIFVLKYPSGTYIKFAIEDAFAGYTFKYSKWNGTAWGATETRTIANGTDDSYFNYFSFDTGAKVPDLEPSRNAWDFVFTKYYTFYMGVQMYPLSGAIQSPNIKVAMTQPETQATTAYTIPANASFSTAITTVGHSWKGIGTVKSDVVYYVKKGNDYYRMYFTTNGGASTGNMYFKYKKITETLGITEVGKKASFGIYPNPAPADKKVTVLFDVKEKASNKGNVEVYDLTGKKVYSAELSNQAGFYKQDLNLSTLTSGNYLVKITYGGHSETKKLIVK